The Monomorium pharaonis isolate MP-MQ-018 chromosome 5, ASM1337386v2, whole genome shotgun sequence genome includes a window with the following:
- the LOC105836568 gene encoding uncharacterized protein LOC105836568 isoform X2, whose protein sequence is MTQNMQSHNLKPWERNLSVKEESAQPFATWPRITMVHSERSHESNATKKSLPQLDKCSIINANNSNSVARDIVELFSQHFEDSNEEMKACRISSSTELEENEDEVCATCKDCTECQLLQQQAKDAVVAKIHKTEGDLMSDQDEKLSEHLDCYESDVDGVETISTSSTMTASSAEHEETPILVDLTSEEFKSATWKQTILKQFNDAEEGSEMSEPHIMIADSSSRLQRGGAGSSLATALRDRGSCVIPVQPNRSLPIRPAPPTPTRSAASIVTLRKTRSPIIKLSKSENLDVVELQPNVSPSSSLMNELNEFTFEQQDRNEDGMMLANEFIDRSDYILPDISNVVEITEEVNNIKRKNGENQDSEQEVTKDVKKRKKSHEVDSDHIRDERVNNILKEYSRTCSNNLVDKEDRNLQPHVVVRLWDDKRYSSPVVVSTTELEAEKKEICNKVVPPLRLKKVVRETSTTDEYQCNIEVNAELKNESNYRIVTGSTPRPESSSGYSDISLWSSVASEEELEPSADNARDKSQRSSPKTDGYKIKYRRNRLRQKLRQLRGKALELSREMAASNNAADTSPQRNTRLRQMMNCYEKQIENLSKLLCKLSASIPSTTDNVVVDLDYENDMDECTSAEKTTVDSNVTQINGISRSSVSSSPSPPKLSPSSPIDYEKCKSPDTARNSPPVLPRVYIAIQPTTLECLKQTGCQTLVVKSWHNGDDSSNLPIEKEVKVNDTDQTIICNDITTAPAISLVSSTEFEDPRDSTAKWDGDQPSPKNLEIEEKIPEDTKTFGDIEEHQQTTTDSFLESKIDIEMDGTDVKDTKEPIIQEHLDEVTQASETVVANKQIACEKQELDQTSNEALPSNSSIVEETRKITEYRTYSDERINSKNRVVTSTITQAAQEASIIEQPQVPAANVTNILQLQSNYYGSPVARENVVFTDVIQNSRNVQKVTSSMNQSSALSPTIPLGFTQSSRSTVSSSNQQCIVLPNNCNQVTHENINQRNDGSRIMTEQFPTLGNWVARMSKQQATKSKSKLQSGINLPTASTAAEAARAQIPEMEAQKIRSNALNNATHRNNMVNVAGTAQWSRERWQEKYHRQQQLYAATLSAAPPVRPGICPPISVTQFYPSNYAIDPYGGAAFGYHPAICPYGDYPYHSRLHGPPISGYQIGPMQDPRASPLRQMQHIDKRFLQDTTSRHCAGDLLKYPGTLSTGGYQHAAAAAAAAGLNYDRLRTATAATQNGTASGCLPPLLLPQPPPSAQQSMAARTPMAGYPASNGQCGGNRMIPDVVAAAAAAAVVAAASFDRQRGTLPPYGRPDAEIISGGIGGVIDNKSTSQRIIANRPNRERLSQEQVQPISSVNVDSRLHNGGSYRQLQNLILDRLPYDLKADDTYSQPSTATFDDNAQEQTIAPSVPTSTYKSTTMLAPNSALAIKEPTQKEGSRNCDTPHLGKVNRTLETTSNLTCSNCGLTGSMFKCLGCETAFYCDERCQTRHWSIHVEKCPKRMPKLKKLV, encoded by the exons ATGACACAAAATATGCAGTCGCACAATTTAAAGCCGTGGGAGAGGAACCTTTCAGTGAAGGAAGAATCCGCTCAGCCATTCGCAACTTGGCCCAGGATTACGATGGTTCATAGCGAAAGATCGCACGAGTCTAATGCCACCAAGAAGAGCTTGCCCCAGTTGGACAAATGTTCCATTATCAATGCGAACAATTCGAATTCCGTTGCCCGCGATATCGTTGAGCTCTTTAGCCAGCACTTTGAGGATAGCAATGAAGAAATGAAGGCCTGTAGAATTTCCAGCTCGACGGAACTCGAAGAGAACGAGGACGAAGTATGTGCTACATGCAAGGATTGCACGGAATGTCAGCTGCTGCAGCAGCAGGCTAAAGACGCCGTTGTTGCGAAAATACATAAGACCGAAGGAGATCTGATGAGCGATCAAGATGAAAAACTGTCGGAACATCTGGATTGTTACGAGAGCGATGTCGACGGTGTAGAGACGATCTCCACATCGAGCACGATGACGGCCTCCTCCGCAGAGCACGAGGAAACTCCAATACTTGTGGATCTGACCAGCGAGGAGTTCAAGTCGGCTACTTGGAAGCAGACGATCTTGAAACAATTCAACGACGCCGAGGAAGGTTCGGAGATGTCGG AACCTCACATCATGATAGCCGACAGTTCTAGCAGATTGCAACGCGGTGGTGCGGGTAGCAGCCTGGCGACCGCCCTGAGGGATCGTGGTTCTTGCGTGATTCCTGTGCAGCCTAATCGCTCCTTACCGATCCGACCGGCGCCGCCGACGCCGACGAGGTCAGCGGCGTCGATAGTAACGTTGCGGAAGACACGCTCGCCGATCATCAAGTTATCGAAATCCGAGAACTTGGACGTGGTCGAGTTGCAACCGAACGTATCTCCGAGCAGCTCGTTGATGAACGAGCTCAACGAATTCACTTTCGAGCAGCAGGATAGGAACGAAGACGGAATGATGCTCGCGAACGAGTTCATCGATCGCTCGGACTACATTCTTCCAGACATTTCTAATGTCGTGGAG ATTACGGAAGAGGTCAACAATATTAAGAGGAAAAATGGCGAAAATCAGGACAGTGAACAAGAAGTTACCAAGGAtgtgaaaaaacgaaaaaaatctcACGAAGTCGATTCCGATCACATACGTGATGAACGtgtcaataatattttgaaggAATACTCCAGAACTTGTTCTAACAATTTGGTTGACAAAGAAGACAGAAATCTGCAGCCGCATGTGGTGGTGAGGCTGTGGGATGACAAGAGATACTCGTCACCGGTCGTGGTGTCGACAACGGAGTTGGAAGCAGAAAAGAAGGAGATCTGTAACAAAGTCGTGCCGCCTTTAAGACTGAAGAAAGTTGTGCGTGAAA CGAGCACTACCGATGAATATCAATGTAACATCGAGGTGAATGCAGAGTTGAAAAATGAGTCCAACTATCGTATCGTCACCGGCAGTACGCCACGTCCGGAATCTTCGTCCGGATACTCCGATATTTCTTTATGGAGCAGCGTGGCTTCGGAAGAGGAGCTCGAACCATCGGCGGACAATGCACGGGATAAGAGCCAGCGATCCTCGCCGAAAACCGACGGCTACAAGATCAAGTACCGTCGCAATCGGCTGCGTCAGAAACTGCGGCAACTGCGCGGCAAAGCGTTGGAGCTTTCGCGAGAGATGGCCGCAAGCAATAACGCCGCAGACACGAGCCCACAGCGTAACACTCGGCTACGGCAGATGATGAACTGCTACGAAAAGCAGATTGAGAACCTTTCGAAATTACTATGCAAACTGTCCGCCTCCATACCGTCGACGACCGACAACGTCGTCGTCGATCTTGATTACGAGAACGACATGGACGAGTGCACGTCAGCGGAAAAAACCACTGTCGACAGCAACGTCACACAG atAAATGGAATATCCAGAAGTAGCGTTTCTTCATCCCCTTCCCCGCCGAAACTCTCGCCAAGCTCTCCTATCGACTACGAGAAATGTAAATCGCCTGACACAGCAAGGAATAGTCCACCGGTGTTGCCCAGAGTTTACATAGCAATCCAGCCGACTACCCTCGAATGTTTGAAGCAAACTGGTTGTCAAACTCTGGTTGTCAAAAGCTGGCACAACGGTGACGATTCATCGAATTTGCCGATCGAGAAAGAAGTCAAGGTGAACGATACGGATCAAACAATAATATGCAATGACATAACAACAGCACCAGCTATATCCCTGGTTTCATCAACCGAGTTCGAAGATCCGAGAGATAGCACGGCGAAGTGGGATGGAGATCAACCATCGCCGAAGAATCTGGAAATCGAGGAGAAAATTCCAGAGGACACTAAAACGTTTGGCGATATTGAGGAACATCAACAAACGACGACCGATAGCTTTCTAGAATCGAAGATAGACATCGAGATGGACGGAACCGATGTAAAGGACACGAAGGAACCTATCATTCAAGAGCATCTCGACGAGGTGACACAAGCTTCGGAAACCGTCGTCGCGAACAAACAAATCGCCTGTGAGAAACAGGAGCTGGATCAGACATCGAACGAGGCTCTACCGTCTAATTCGTCGATCGTGGAGGAAACTAGGAAAATAACCGAATATAGGACTTATTCGGATGAAAGGATCAACAGTAAGAATAGGGTGGTCACAAGTACAATTACACAGGCCGCACAGGAAGCGTCGATAATTGAGCAACCACAAGTACCTGCCGCCAATGTGACTAATATCTTGCAACTGCAGTCAAATTATTACGGCTCACCTGTCGCACGCGAGAACGTCGTCTTCACGGACGTCATACAAAATTCAAGGAACGTGCAAAAG GTGACTTCAAGCATGAATCAATCTTCAGCCTTGAGTCCAACAATACCCTTGGGATTTACTCAATCTAGTAGATCTACCGTCAGCAGTTCAAACCAACAATGTATCGT CTTACCTAATAATTGCAACCAAGTCACTCATGAGAATATTAATCAGCGAAACGATGGAAGCCGCATTATGACAGAACAATTTCCTACGCTAGGCAATTGGGTGGCGCGAATGTCAAAACAACAGGCTACCAAATCGAAATCTAAGTTGCAATCTGGAATAAACTTACCAACCGCGTCAACTGCGGCGGAGGCTGCTCGC GCACAGATTCCCGAAATGGAGGCGCAAAAGATCCGTTCGAACGCATTGAATAATGCGACTCATAGAAACAACATGGTAAACGTAGCAGGGACTGCACAATGGAGTAGAGAAAGGTGGCAGGAGAAATATCATCGTCAACAACAATTATATGCGGCGACATTGTCGGCCGCGCCTCCAGTAAGACCGGGCATCTGTCCACCTATTTCAGTTACCCAATTCTATCCATCTAATTACGcg ATCGATCCTTATGGTGGTGCAGCTTTCGGATATCACCCGGCAATATGTCCCTACGGTGACTACCCCTATCATTCTCGCCTGCACGGACCGCCGATAAGCGGCTACCAAATAGGTCCCATGCAAGATCCGCGCGCCTCGCCGCTCCGCCAAATGCAGCATATCGACAAGCGTTTTCTGCAGGACACGACGTCTCGGCACTGTGCCGGGGATCTCCTCAAGTATCCCGGCACTTTATCAACGGGTGGCTATCAACATgctgccgctgccgccgcaGCTGCTGGCTTGAACTACGATCGTTTGAGGACGGCGACGGCTGCCACGCAAAACGGTACCGCGTCGGGCTGTCTGCCGCCCTTGCTGTTACCGCAACCTCCACCCTCCGCGCAGCAGTCTATGGCCGCACGCACCCCCATGGCCGGTTATCCCGCGAGCAATGGTCAATGCGGTGGTAACAGGATGATTCCGGACGTCGTTGCCGCGGCGGCAGCCGCTGCGGTGGTCGCGGCGGCTTCCTTTGATAGACAGCGCGGTACGCTACCACCGTACGGCAGACCCGATGCGGAAATAATATCTGGAGGGATCGGCGGTGTCATAGATAATAAATCCACCTCGCAGCGGATAATTGCAAACAGACCAAATCGCGAACGCTTGTCGCAGGAGCAAGTGCAACCTATCAGTAGCGTCAACGTGGACTCACGGCTGCATAACGGTGGCAGTTACCGCcaactacaaaatttaatcCTGGACAGATTGCCTTACGACCTAAAGGCGGACGATACTTATTCTCAGCCGTCGACGGCGACCTTCGATGACAACGCGCAAGAGCAGACGATAGCACCCTCGGTGCCTACGTCGACGTACAAATCCACTACGATGTTGGCGCCCAACAGCGCGTTGGCTATCAAGGAACCCACGCAGAAAGAGGGTAGCCGTAACTGTGACACACCACATCTGGGCAAGGTGAATCGCACTCTGGAAACTACGAGCAATCTGACGTGCTCCAACTGCGGCCTAACCGGATCCATGTTCAAGTGTCTAGGCTGTGAGACAGCCTTTTACTGCGACGAGAGGTGCCAAACTCGTCACTGGAGTATCCATGTCGAGAAATGTCCCAAGAGAATGCCTAAACTAAAGAAACTCGTCTGA
- the LOC105836568 gene encoding uncharacterized protein LOC105836568 isoform X1 produces the protein MIADSSSRLQRGGAGSSLATALRDRGSCVIPVQPNRSLPIRPAPPTPTRSAASIVTLRKTRSPIIKLSKSENLDVVELQPNVSPSSSLMNELNEFTFEQQDRNEDGMMLANEFIDRSDYILPDISNVVEITEEVNNIKRKNGENQDSEQEVTKDVKKRKKSHEVDSDHIRDERVNNILKEYSRTCSNNLVDKEDRNLQPHVVVRLWDDKRYSSPVVVSTTELEAEKKEICNKVVPPLRLKKVVRETSTTDEYQCNIEVNAELKNESNYRIVTGSTPRPESSSGYSDISLWSSVASEEELEPSADNARDKSQRSSPKTDGYKIKYRRNRLRQKLRQLRGKALELSREMAASNNAADTSPQRNTRLRQMMNCYEKQIENLSKLLCKLSASIPSTTDNVVVDLDYENDMDECTSAEKTTVDSNVTQINGISRSSVSSSPSPPKLSPSSPIDYEKCKSPDTARNSPPVLPRVYIAIQPTTLECLKQTGCQTLVVKSWHNGDDSSNLPIEKEVKVNDTDQTIICNDITTAPAISLVSSTEFEDPRDSTAKWDGDQPSPKNLEIEEKIPEDTKTFGDIEEHQQTTTDSFLESKIDIEMDGTDVKDTKEPIIQEHLDEVTQASETVVANKQIACEKQELDQTSNEALPSNSSIVEETRKITEYRTYSDERINSKNRVVTSTITQAAQEASIIEQPQVPAANVTNILQLQSNYYGSPVARENVVFTDVIQNSRNVQKVTSSMNQSSALSPTIPLGFTQSSRSTVSSSNQQCIVLPNNCNQVTHENINQRNDGSRIMTEQFPTLGNWVARMSKQQATKSKSKLQSGINLPTASTAAEAARAQIPEMEAQKIRSNALNNATHRNNMVNVAGTAQWSRERWQEKYHRQQQLYAATLSAAPPVRPGICPPISVTQFYPSNYAIDPYGGAAFGYHPAICPYGDYPYHSRLHGPPISGYQIGPMQDPRASPLRQMQHIDKRFLQDTTSRHCAGDLLKYPGTLSTGGYQHAAAAAAAAGLNYDRLRTATAATQNGTASGCLPPLLLPQPPPSAQQSMAARTPMAGYPASNGQCGGNRMIPDVVAAAAAAAVVAAASFDRQRGTLPPYGRPDAEIISGGIGGVIDNKSTSQRIIANRPNRERLSQEQVQPISSVNVDSRLHNGGSYRQLQNLILDRLPYDLKADDTYSQPSTATFDDNAQEQTIAPSVPTSTYKSTTMLAPNSALAIKEPTQKEGSRNCDTPHLGKVNRTLETTSNLTCSNCGLTGSMFKCLGCETAFYCDERCQTRHWSIHVEKCPKRMPKLKKLV, from the exons ATGATAGCCGACAGTTCTAGCAGATTGCAACGCGGTGGTGCGGGTAGCAGCCTGGCGACCGCCCTGAGGGATCGTGGTTCTTGCGTGATTCCTGTGCAGCCTAATCGCTCCTTACCGATCCGACCGGCGCCGCCGACGCCGACGAGGTCAGCGGCGTCGATAGTAACGTTGCGGAAGACACGCTCGCCGATCATCAAGTTATCGAAATCCGAGAACTTGGACGTGGTCGAGTTGCAACCGAACGTATCTCCGAGCAGCTCGTTGATGAACGAGCTCAACGAATTCACTTTCGAGCAGCAGGATAGGAACGAAGACGGAATGATGCTCGCGAACGAGTTCATCGATCGCTCGGACTACATTCTTCCAGACATTTCTAATGTCGTGGAG ATTACGGAAGAGGTCAACAATATTAAGAGGAAAAATGGCGAAAATCAGGACAGTGAACAAGAAGTTACCAAGGAtgtgaaaaaacgaaaaaaatctcACGAAGTCGATTCCGATCACATACGTGATGAACGtgtcaataatattttgaaggAATACTCCAGAACTTGTTCTAACAATTTGGTTGACAAAGAAGACAGAAATCTGCAGCCGCATGTGGTGGTGAGGCTGTGGGATGACAAGAGATACTCGTCACCGGTCGTGGTGTCGACAACGGAGTTGGAAGCAGAAAAGAAGGAGATCTGTAACAAAGTCGTGCCGCCTTTAAGACTGAAGAAAGTTGTGCGTGAAA CGAGCACTACCGATGAATATCAATGTAACATCGAGGTGAATGCAGAGTTGAAAAATGAGTCCAACTATCGTATCGTCACCGGCAGTACGCCACGTCCGGAATCTTCGTCCGGATACTCCGATATTTCTTTATGGAGCAGCGTGGCTTCGGAAGAGGAGCTCGAACCATCGGCGGACAATGCACGGGATAAGAGCCAGCGATCCTCGCCGAAAACCGACGGCTACAAGATCAAGTACCGTCGCAATCGGCTGCGTCAGAAACTGCGGCAACTGCGCGGCAAAGCGTTGGAGCTTTCGCGAGAGATGGCCGCAAGCAATAACGCCGCAGACACGAGCCCACAGCGTAACACTCGGCTACGGCAGATGATGAACTGCTACGAAAAGCAGATTGAGAACCTTTCGAAATTACTATGCAAACTGTCCGCCTCCATACCGTCGACGACCGACAACGTCGTCGTCGATCTTGATTACGAGAACGACATGGACGAGTGCACGTCAGCGGAAAAAACCACTGTCGACAGCAACGTCACACAG atAAATGGAATATCCAGAAGTAGCGTTTCTTCATCCCCTTCCCCGCCGAAACTCTCGCCAAGCTCTCCTATCGACTACGAGAAATGTAAATCGCCTGACACAGCAAGGAATAGTCCACCGGTGTTGCCCAGAGTTTACATAGCAATCCAGCCGACTACCCTCGAATGTTTGAAGCAAACTGGTTGTCAAACTCTGGTTGTCAAAAGCTGGCACAACGGTGACGATTCATCGAATTTGCCGATCGAGAAAGAAGTCAAGGTGAACGATACGGATCAAACAATAATATGCAATGACATAACAACAGCACCAGCTATATCCCTGGTTTCATCAACCGAGTTCGAAGATCCGAGAGATAGCACGGCGAAGTGGGATGGAGATCAACCATCGCCGAAGAATCTGGAAATCGAGGAGAAAATTCCAGAGGACACTAAAACGTTTGGCGATATTGAGGAACATCAACAAACGACGACCGATAGCTTTCTAGAATCGAAGATAGACATCGAGATGGACGGAACCGATGTAAAGGACACGAAGGAACCTATCATTCAAGAGCATCTCGACGAGGTGACACAAGCTTCGGAAACCGTCGTCGCGAACAAACAAATCGCCTGTGAGAAACAGGAGCTGGATCAGACATCGAACGAGGCTCTACCGTCTAATTCGTCGATCGTGGAGGAAACTAGGAAAATAACCGAATATAGGACTTATTCGGATGAAAGGATCAACAGTAAGAATAGGGTGGTCACAAGTACAATTACACAGGCCGCACAGGAAGCGTCGATAATTGAGCAACCACAAGTACCTGCCGCCAATGTGACTAATATCTTGCAACTGCAGTCAAATTATTACGGCTCACCTGTCGCACGCGAGAACGTCGTCTTCACGGACGTCATACAAAATTCAAGGAACGTGCAAAAG GTGACTTCAAGCATGAATCAATCTTCAGCCTTGAGTCCAACAATACCCTTGGGATTTACTCAATCTAGTAGATCTACCGTCAGCAGTTCAAACCAACAATGTATCGT CTTACCTAATAATTGCAACCAAGTCACTCATGAGAATATTAATCAGCGAAACGATGGAAGCCGCATTATGACAGAACAATTTCCTACGCTAGGCAATTGGGTGGCGCGAATGTCAAAACAACAGGCTACCAAATCGAAATCTAAGTTGCAATCTGGAATAAACTTACCAACCGCGTCAACTGCGGCGGAGGCTGCTCGC GCACAGATTCCCGAAATGGAGGCGCAAAAGATCCGTTCGAACGCATTGAATAATGCGACTCATAGAAACAACATGGTAAACGTAGCAGGGACTGCACAATGGAGTAGAGAAAGGTGGCAGGAGAAATATCATCGTCAACAACAATTATATGCGGCGACATTGTCGGCCGCGCCTCCAGTAAGACCGGGCATCTGTCCACCTATTTCAGTTACCCAATTCTATCCATCTAATTACGcg ATCGATCCTTATGGTGGTGCAGCTTTCGGATATCACCCGGCAATATGTCCCTACGGTGACTACCCCTATCATTCTCGCCTGCACGGACCGCCGATAAGCGGCTACCAAATAGGTCCCATGCAAGATCCGCGCGCCTCGCCGCTCCGCCAAATGCAGCATATCGACAAGCGTTTTCTGCAGGACACGACGTCTCGGCACTGTGCCGGGGATCTCCTCAAGTATCCCGGCACTTTATCAACGGGTGGCTATCAACATgctgccgctgccgccgcaGCTGCTGGCTTGAACTACGATCGTTTGAGGACGGCGACGGCTGCCACGCAAAACGGTACCGCGTCGGGCTGTCTGCCGCCCTTGCTGTTACCGCAACCTCCACCCTCCGCGCAGCAGTCTATGGCCGCACGCACCCCCATGGCCGGTTATCCCGCGAGCAATGGTCAATGCGGTGGTAACAGGATGATTCCGGACGTCGTTGCCGCGGCGGCAGCCGCTGCGGTGGTCGCGGCGGCTTCCTTTGATAGACAGCGCGGTACGCTACCACCGTACGGCAGACCCGATGCGGAAATAATATCTGGAGGGATCGGCGGTGTCATAGATAATAAATCCACCTCGCAGCGGATAATTGCAAACAGACCAAATCGCGAACGCTTGTCGCAGGAGCAAGTGCAACCTATCAGTAGCGTCAACGTGGACTCACGGCTGCATAACGGTGGCAGTTACCGCcaactacaaaatttaatcCTGGACAGATTGCCTTACGACCTAAAGGCGGACGATACTTATTCTCAGCCGTCGACGGCGACCTTCGATGACAACGCGCAAGAGCAGACGATAGCACCCTCGGTGCCTACGTCGACGTACAAATCCACTACGATGTTGGCGCCCAACAGCGCGTTGGCTATCAAGGAACCCACGCAGAAAGAGGGTAGCCGTAACTGTGACACACCACATCTGGGCAAGGTGAATCGCACTCTGGAAACTACGAGCAATCTGACGTGCTCCAACTGCGGCCTAACCGGATCCATGTTCAAGTGTCTAGGCTGTGAGACAGCCTTTTACTGCGACGAGAGGTGCCAAACTCGTCACTGGAGTATCCATGTCGAGAAATGTCCCAAGAGAATGCCTAAACTAAAGAAACTCGTCTGA
- the LOC118645493 gene encoding vesicle-trafficking protein SEC22b-like, whose amino-acid sequence MVLFTIIARVADGLLLAATMQDNEQDGKNIVEYQNQAKLLFRKLGPQSPTRCILETGPYLFYYLIENEVCYLVLCERNYSTRIAYSYLEDIAQEFHSQYGKRVNTVTRPYTFIEFDTYIQKAKKIFTDSRSRRNLNTLNTQLQDVQRIMVQNFDDVLQRDIVLSELDTKTQNLSMLSQKYKKDARHLNSKLMYTAVAFIIAFVVFLLYFSFFS is encoded by the exons ATGGTTCTGTTCACGATAATCGCGAGGGTGGCGGACGGTCTGCTACTGGCAGCTACCATGCAGGATAACGAGCAG GATGGTAAGAACATTGTGGAGTATCAGAATCAAGCAAAGTTGTTATTTAGAAAGTTGGGTCCACAATCTCCAACAAGATGTATCCTTGAAACAGGACCATACCTTTTCTA TTATTTAATCGAAAATGAGGTATGTTATTTGGTATTATGTGAAAGAAATTACAGTACACGCATAGCTTATAGCTATCTGGAAGACATAGCACAGGAGTTTCATTCTCAGTATGGCAAACGTGTAAATACAGTAACCAGGCCTTATACTTTCATTGAATTTG ATACGTATATTCAGAAAGCTAAGAAGATCTTCACAGACAGTAGATCTCGCAGAAATTTGAATACACTCAACACCCAGTTGCAGGATGTGCAGAGAATTATGGTACAAAATTTTGATGATGTTTTACAAAGGGATATCGTACTCTCAG AATTGGATACAAAGACGCAAAACTTGTCCATGCTGTcgcagaaatataaaaaagacgCCAGACATCTAAACAGCAAATTAATGTATACAGCTGTTgcttttattattgcatttgTGGTCTTCctgttatatttttcattctttagTTAA